The genomic stretch CAGCGGCGCGGGAAACCCAAGCCCGCGGCAGCCGCCGCGCCCACCGGCGCCCAGACGCACAGGAACTTGCCGGCTCCCAGGGCTGTACCCCAGGCCACGAAGGCGCCGTTGACCGATATGGAAAGCGATCGTCGGGTGCCCGCGGAGCAGCACCGGATGCCCAACGACAGCACCTACTCCCTGCCGGCACTCGACCTGCTCACACACGAGGGCCCCGGCAAGGCGCGCAGCGCCGCCAACGACGCTGCGGCAGCCTCCCTCCAGAACGTGTTCACGCAGTTCAAGGTCGACGCCGCCGTCACCGGCTTCACCCGCGGTCCGACGGTCACCCGCTACGAGGTCGAGCTCGGCCCGGCCGTGAAGGTCGAACGGATCACCGCGCTCACCAAGAACATCGCGTACGCCGTCGCCAGCCCCGACGTGCGGATCATCAGCCCCATCCCCGGCAAGTCGGCGGTCGGCATCGAGATCCCGAACACCGACCGCGAGATGGTCAACCTCGGTGACGTGCTGCGCCTCGCGGACGCGGCCGAGGACGACCACCCGCTGCTGGTCGCGCTCGGCAAGGACGTCGAGGGCGGCTACGTGATGGCCAACCTCGCCGAAATGCCGCACCTCCTGATCGCCGGGGCCACTGGTTCCGGTAAGTCCTCCTGCATCAACTGCCTGATCACGTCCGTGATGGTCCGCGCGACCCCCGAGGACGTCCGGTTGGTCCTCGTGGACCCCAAGCGGGTCGAGCTGAGCGCGTACGAGGGCATCCCGCACCTGATCACGCCGATCATCACCAACCCGAAGCGGGCCGCCGAGGCGCTGCAGTGGGTCGTGCGGGAGATGGACCTGCGTTACGACGACCTCGCGGCGTTCGGCTTCCGGCACATCGACGACTTCAACCAGGCCATCCGCGACGGCAAGCTGAAGACACCCGAGGGCAGTGAGCGGGAGCTGAAGACCTACCCGTACCTGCTGGTGATCGTCGACGAGCTGGCCGACCTGATGATGGTCGCGCCGCGGGACGTCGAGGACGCGATCGTGCGCATCACGCAGCTCGCCCGCGCGGCCGGCATCCATCTGGTGCTCGCCACGCAGCGGCCGTCGGTCGACGTCGTCACCGGTCTGATCAAGGCGAACGTGCCGTCCCGCCTCGCTTTCGCCACGTCTTCACTCACCGACTCGCGCGTGATCCTCGACCAGCCGGGCGCCGAGAAGCTGATCGGCAAGGGCGACGGCCTCTTCCTGCCCATGGGGGCGAACACGCCCGCCCGGATGCAGGGCGCCTTCGTCACCGAGAACGAGATCGCGGCCGTCGTCCAGCACTGCAAGGACAAGATGGCACCCGGCTTCCGGGACGACGTCGGCATCGACACCCAGCAGAAGAAGGAGACCGACGAGGACATCGGCGACGACCTCGACCTGCTGTGCGCCGCGGCCGAACTGGTCGTCACCTCGCAGTTCGGGTCCACCTCGATGCTCCAGCGCAAGCTCCGGGTCGGCTTCGCCAAGGCGGGACGGCTGATGGACCTCATGGAGTCACGCGGCATCGTCGGTCCCAGCGCCGGTTCCAAGGCACGCGACGTCCTCGTGAAGCCGGCCGAACTGGACGAGGTGCTGGCGCTGCTCCGTCTCGAACCCGGTCCTTGAACCCAGTCCCTCGGCTGCTCGTGGCGTTCGATCACCGAGCAAGCCTCTCCCAGCCGACAACACCGCCCTGCGTCCCGCCGCTTCACCGTGCGCGGGACGCAGGGCTTTCTGCCCAGTGATGCCTGGAGGAACAGCCTGTGCTCAGTCCCCGCCCGCGCCGCCGGATCGGCCGGCCCCGCCCCCTTCGACCCGGCTGCCGCTACCCGCAGCGTCCCGTCCCGCTGCCCGGAACCTGGAGGGCGTGATGGACGGCCGCGACGACGAAGTCCCCGTCGACGTCGACCCCCACGACGACGGCACTTTCCCTTCGTTCGGCAACAACCAAGCCCCCGGCGCCGTGGCCGTGCGCGCAGCTGTACACGGGAAGCGGGACGCCCCGACGGCCGGGCTGGCCACGCGTCGCCAGTTACGGGCGCTGGGCTTGAGCCCCGGCGGCCAGGAACCCGTCGCCCGACTCATCTGCCGAGGCGGGAACCGGTGGGCATGGCTGTTCCGCATCGACCTGGCGGTGCCCAAACGGACCCCCACCCTCGCCCAGGAGATGGCTCTCGACAGGGCCATGGCAGCACGACAGACCTGCCCGAAGTGCCGGAATCGGTACTACGTGTGCCTCCCGCTACGCACCCAGGGCCACTGCGACCCCTGCGAAATGGGCATCGCGCCCAGCCCCGACACCGTCATGGTCCCGGCCCCGCTCGGACACCGGCTCGCCGCGTAACCGA from Streptomyces sp. NBC_01571 encodes the following:
- a CDS encoding RRQRL motif-containing zinc-binding protein, whose protein sequence is MDGRDDEVPVDVDPHDDGTFPSFGNNQAPGAVAVRAAVHGKRDAPTAGLATRRQLRALGLSPGGQEPVARLICRGGNRWAWLFRIDLAVPKRTPTLAQEMALDRAMAARQTCPKCRNRYYVCLPLRTQGHCDPCEMGIAPSPDTVMVPAPLGHRLAA
- a CDS encoding DNA translocase FtsK, which codes for MKKTPVKKPTAKRAAAKRTTAKKTTPAKGKQAKARAATRTPAKRVSTTSASSPARTAYRLARNTRKGAQKLDPAHRKDGLALLLLASALIVAAGTWTHLQGPVGNLVENLVTGSVGRLGLLVPVLLAATAMRFIRRKRKSERSGRVVIGLSALVIGALGLLHIACGSPTSESVQALRDAGGLTGWCIATALTYSMGTVLAAVLLVLLSTFGLLVVTATPVNAIPQRLRTLGTSRGTVRKQAAVQPLEDNEGHTQSLSVASPARATYPPAPIGEADTVGVEQVEQEALQRRGKPKPAAAAAPTGAQTHRNLPAPRAVPQATKAPLTDMESDRRVPAEQHRMPNDSTYSLPALDLLTHEGPGKARSAANDAAAASLQNVFTQFKVDAAVTGFTRGPTVTRYEVELGPAVKVERITALTKNIAYAVASPDVRIISPIPGKSAVGIEIPNTDREMVNLGDVLRLADAAEDDHPLLVALGKDVEGGYVMANLAEMPHLLIAGATGSGKSSCINCLITSVMVRATPEDVRLVLVDPKRVELSAYEGIPHLITPIITNPKRAAEALQWVVREMDLRYDDLAAFGFRHIDDFNQAIRDGKLKTPEGSERELKTYPYLLVIVDELADLMMVAPRDVEDAIVRITQLARAAGIHLVLATQRPSVDVVTGLIKANVPSRLAFATSSLTDSRVILDQPGAEKLIGKGDGLFLPMGANTPARMQGAFVTENEIAAVVQHCKDKMAPGFRDDVGIDTQQKKETDEDIGDDLDLLCAAAELVVTSQFGSTSMLQRKLRVGFAKAGRLMDLMESRGIVGPSAGSKARDVLVKPAELDEVLALLRLEPGP